From the genome of Glycine soja cultivar W05 chromosome 14, ASM419377v2, whole genome shotgun sequence:
CGAAATATTGGGTGGAGAATAGGAAATGGTCACAAGTGGATCTGTGGCACCAAAATCTTGTGGGAAATGAGTCCTTTGCTTCTAAATATCCAAGAATATTCACGGTCTCAGAACAGAAAATTTGTAATAGGAGACATGGGGTATTGGTCTCAAGGGTCATGGACTTGGAACTTCAAGTGGCGAAGACAATGGTTGGAATGGGAGAAACCATAAGTGACTAGCTTTATGTACGATGTTAGTTTACTGCAGATGCATCAAGCCGAGAATGATGCATGGATTTGGAAATCTGACAGCTCTGGAATTTTCTCTGTTCGAAATGCTTATGCGGTTCTGGCTCATCAGAATTTTGATGCAGAGGAGGGAAATTTTTTCAAGTACATCTGGAAAGTTTCAGTGCCATCCAATGTAACTGCTTTTGTATGGAAATTGTCACTGGACAGGGTGCAGACAAGGGTTAATCTGAAAAGAGGAATGTGGCATTAACAAATGATAATGCTTTATGTGTGTTCTGTGAGCAGGAAGAAGAATCATTACAACACTTGCTTTATAATTGCAATATCTCAATAGCAGTTTGGAGTAAGTGCTATCAATGGGTGGGAGTCCAAATGGCTTATCATGAAGATCctcaaaaaaatttcatgcaACACTTTCTACAAGGTGAGAATGACAAACTAAACTTGTGCAGGAAAGTGTCTTGGTTTGCAACAGTGTGGAGTATTTGGCTACTCAGAAAtgcaattatttttaacaatgaATCTGTAGATGTGGAGAAAATTTCTGAGATGGTCAAGTTAAGATCCTGAAGGTGGCTATCAACAAAGGTGAAAAGCTTCTCGTCATCATGGCTTGGGTGGATGCATAATCCAATTATGTGCTTGCAGGGAAATATATTGTGAAGGGATATCGAGGGGAGGAGGTGGTGCAAATAGCCAAAGTCATGCTATGACTCTTAAGGAAAATGGATTTCGATGGTGGCATGCACGGAATTTTGATAACGGCAAAGAACCGGGATGTGCTGGAATTCTCTTTTCATTGTTTGCTTTTTCGTTGGGATGATATTAACTTTGTATTTTTACTATTGGTTGGTTACTGGATGGACTTACGTACGCTTGGTTATagcttattttttcctttcttttgggATAAAATAGGAGATAACCAATTGGTCCTCTTACTGTATTTCTGCCTTGGTACTTCTGGTAccgatatataaatatataattcagtTGATTAgaaaagatatataaataaGCGGTATaaatctttatatttattttttatttttacgaataaaaaaaaactgtgttGATTGTTTTAGTTTCAAAATTCACTGGCTCACGTTTAGTCCTCAATTTCTCAATTGTTCAAATTAAATCTCGTATcccaaaatttaataattaacataaatataacAGAGTGtgatatcattaatttatatagattcacaaaggaaaaatatattagatatttaaaataaaatagaaaggaaaaaaaactttttttacattttatatattttgtttttatctttatttaaatattttacacataTTTATAAATGCAAGCAAGCACCCTTATACTAGTTTGGTCTAGTCATTTCCGTCTTGTACTATTTCATAAaaggaaatataatttttctttttcactttaattttctATATACATTCCAACTATTTGTCTCTTCGGCCCCTCTAAAAGAAGCAAGCAAACTAATACAATCCCTGTTCGGTGCAGCGAGTATATACGTGATTGaacttattttaagaaaataatctctttttataatctttctggtaattaaaaaaaaggagagattattttttaaaattgataacatgTTCCTAATAATGTTTGTGTTTAATTCACCATTGGGCCTCTAGAATTTTTCCTGAAATGGCAGTGGCAAGTGCTGTTGTGAAATTGGTATCCCTTGTCAAAGAAGTAGCCATTTGTTGAACCAAAAATTGCTGGATAGATGACTTTTGGGCACTTTCAAGTTCAACCAAACCTGACTTGACCAAATCAAACGTTACGGTGGGGCAAGCAGCACTTCGAATTGTGGGTGTAGGTGAGGAAACAGGACTTGACCCTTTTGGAGGGGCTTCTCTTTGGTTTGAGACAAGTGATATTTCAGCTCTTTGATGACCATGGTTATGCTCTCCTTCATACGTTGTAACAAGTATTGTAGGGTCCTCTAAACTCCTTTGCACCTAAAAATGATCATTTGGTAATGAGATGCattagaaaatttttaaaagatgaacTTGTTTTGGGAAGATTGAATTCAAATGGGCgccaattaattaaaatcctCCATAAAATAAGCTttagtttcttcatttttttaatcaaaattatcgTGTTTTGTTTCGAACtcgaaaacaattttatttgaaatacaatcaaaatcaaattatttttaaagtatagAAATCAAAATCAACTTTAATCGAAAAGtggaatgaaaaacatattttatctctGTAATCTTTATTGATGGTGCTAAatcaaattatgaaaatttaccTTCTTTTTCACGGGGCAACTTGGGGCAGAGGAGCACCTGAAGTAAGCCCTAGGAGAAGGGTTATCCCTAGTGACCTTCTGACCATATTTCCTCCATTGATATCCGTCCATCACATACTTTaattataccaaaaaaaaaaacaaattcaggATTCCCAGTTAGTACTTGGAGTTAATTAAGCTTCCCAATATAGACACAACTATAATAGAAGTTACTAGGAAACAACAACATATTTTAGGAACTTACTAAGCTATTATTTGATGCTTCAGTCTTGACAAGAACTTTGGAAACCTTAGGGGAGGAGTTGAAGTCCTTGTACTTTCTGAATGAATCCTCGGTGATGGAGCTGCATTCAGCATTATTAACACCAATAAATTTGTTGGTACACCATTGATCACTCTCGGCTTTTCTCTTGCGTGATTCAATTGGGTCTAATTGCTCAAAATTCGTGTTGATCAATTGGCTCAGTTGCTTTTGCAGAGCCTTGTAGTTCTCACACAAGTGGGTCAACATCCCGGTCAACCTCTTGTTCTCACAACTTAGACGACGCAACTCTTCCACCAAAACTCCATCCTGGCCACGAAATTTCCGGTGTTAGAAAGAAatagaattttttgtttttttatccgtaaaaataaaaaatatatttatatataaatattagaaaGTAGGCAATAACTCATACACCCACTTAATCAACTAACTGAAGTAGATAGAAATAAAAGACTATATATTGTAcattatatatgttatttatgTGTGTATTATATACGAACCATGTGCATAGAAGAAGGATCAACGTTAAGATTGAGTGAAGTATCCACGTATTCCATATTTGAAGATTCTTgtaagagaaaatgaaatgtttTTGGGGGCTGAAGTGGGGGATGAGATATATAATAGTGAGGGGAGGGAAGGGAGACTGAAAAATTTTGGTGAGGGAAGGAAGGTTGCAGGAAATGAGTGAAAAAGCAACCTTCTCAACCCACGTCATCTTGTTAT
Proteins encoded in this window:
- the LOC114384227 gene encoding probable WRKY transcription factor 40; this translates as MEYVDTSLNLNVDPSSMHMDGVLVEELRRLSCENKRLTGMLTHLCENYKALQKQLSQLINTNFEQLDPIESRKRKAESDQWCTNKFIGVNNAECSSITEDSFRKYKDFNSSPKVSKVLVKTEASNNSLYVMDGYQWRKYGQKVTRDNPSPRAYFRCSSAPSCPVKKKVQRSLEDPTILVTTYEGEHNHGHQRAEISLVSNQREAPPKGSSPVSSPTPTIRSAACPTVTFDLVKSGLVELESAQKSSIQQFLVQQMATSLTRDTNFTTALATAISGKILEAQW